One Streptomyces sp. CNQ-509 DNA window includes the following coding sequences:
- the erpA gene encoding iron-sulfur cluster insertion protein ErpA has translation MTVQGETTAVDGIILSDAAAAKVKSLLEQEGQPDLKLRVAVQPGGCSGLRYQLFFDDRDLDGDVVKDFGGVSVVTDRMSAPYLTGASIDFVDTIEKQGFTIDNPNATGSCACGDSFS, from the coding sequence ATGACCGTTCAGGGCGAGACCACCGCAGTCGACGGCATCATTCTGTCCGACGCCGCTGCGGCGAAGGTCAAGAGCCTGCTGGAGCAGGAAGGCCAGCCGGATCTCAAGCTCCGCGTCGCCGTTCAGCCGGGTGGCTGCTCGGGCCTGCGCTACCAGCTCTTCTTCGACGACCGCGACCTCGACGGCGACGTCGTCAAGGACTTCGGCGGCGTCTCGGTCGTGACCGACCGGATGAGCGCCCCGTATCTGACCGGCGCGTCCATCGACTTCGTCGACACCATCGAGAAGCAGGGCTTCACGATCGACAACCCGAACGCCACCGGCTCCTGCGCCTGCGGCGACTCCTTCAGCTGA
- the nadA gene encoding quinolinate synthase NadA, whose amino-acid sequence MTTAQDLDVTPTPLALLLLGREADPSSERGVDCPGDLPAPSDPGLVERARAAKERLGEKVFVLGHHYQRDEVIQFADVTGDSFKLAQQAAARPEAEYIVFCGVHFMAESADILTSDSQAVVLPDLAAGCSMADMATAEQVAECWDVLTEAGVADVTVPVSYMNSSADIKAFTGRHGGTICTSSNAERALNWAFDQRPAGAGKVLFLPDQHLGRNTAIRDLGLSPDDCVVYNPHRPNGGLTAEQLRAAKMILWRGHCSVHGRFSLDSVKEVRERIPGVNVLVHPECKHEVVAAADQVGSTEHIIKALDAAPAGSKWAVGTELNLVRRLAKQHPDKEIVFLDRTVCFCSTMNRIDLPHLVWALESLADGKLVNRIEVDEETEDHAKLALERMLALP is encoded by the coding sequence GTGACCACCGCCCAGGACCTTGATGTGACCCCCACACCCCTCGCCCTGCTGCTGCTCGGGCGGGAGGCCGACCCCTCCAGCGAGCGCGGCGTCGACTGTCCGGGCGACCTGCCCGCCCCCTCGGACCCCGGCCTGGTCGAGCGCGCCCGCGCCGCCAAGGAGCGGCTCGGCGAGAAGGTCTTCGTCCTCGGCCACCACTACCAGCGCGACGAGGTCATCCAGTTCGCCGACGTGACCGGCGACTCGTTCAAGCTCGCGCAGCAGGCCGCCGCCCGCCCCGAGGCGGAGTACATCGTCTTCTGCGGCGTGCACTTCATGGCCGAGTCCGCGGACATCCTCACCTCCGACTCCCAGGCGGTCGTGCTGCCCGACCTGGCGGCCGGCTGCTCCATGGCCGACATGGCCACCGCCGAGCAGGTCGCCGAGTGCTGGGACGTGCTCACCGAGGCCGGTGTGGCGGACGTCACCGTCCCCGTCTCGTACATGAACTCCTCCGCGGACATCAAGGCGTTCACCGGCAGGCACGGCGGCACCATCTGCACCTCCTCCAACGCCGAGCGGGCCCTGAACTGGGCGTTCGACCAGCGCCCGGCAGGCGCGGGCAAGGTGCTGTTCCTGCCCGACCAGCACCTCGGCCGCAACACCGCGATACGCGACCTGGGCCTCTCCCCCGACGACTGCGTCGTCTACAACCCGCACCGGCCGAACGGCGGCCTCACCGCGGAGCAGTTGCGCGCCGCGAAGATGATCCTGTGGCGCGGGCACTGCTCCGTGCACGGCCGCTTCTCGCTCGACTCGGTGAAGGAGGTACGCGAGCGCATCCCCGGCGTGAACGTGCTGGTCCACCCCGAGTGCAAGCACGAGGTGGTCGCCGCCGCCGACCAGGTCGGCTCCACCGAGCACATCATCAAAGCCCTCGACGCGGCCCCGGCCGGCTCCAAGTGGGCCGTAGGCACCGAGCTGAACCTCGTCCGCCGGCTGGCGAAGCAGCACCCCGACAAGGAGATCGTCTTCCTCGACCGCACCGTCTGCTTCTGCTCCACGATGAACCGCATCGACCTGCCCCACCTGGTCTGGGCGCTGGAGTCGCTGGCGGACGGGAAGCTCGTCAACCGCATCGAGGTCGACGAGGAGACCGAGGACCACGCCAAGCTCGCGCTGGAGCGGATGCTGGCGCTGCCCTGA
- a CDS encoding GNAT family N-acetyltransferase: protein MILRQVRDSKDDAEAVRATAYAAFAASHAAKGDPPEEADESDAILLRSVVRHLARTDPSGCWLALDDTGKTLGAALSTRREGTWGLSLLVVTPEAQGKGIGKALLARTLAYGRGCLRGLICGSRHPHAARAYRAAGFTLHPAMRLRGTVDHAGLEPPTGAVVEGGPGQRDLMDSVDRRLRGGAHGPDHTELLRHYQCIVSDDLAGSGYAYLRDGEVGMLAATSRRIAARLLTAALLSLAPGAAARVAHLTADQEWAVDVGLAAGLELTTAGYVCVRGMRPPAPYIPSGMLL, encoded by the coding sequence ATGATCCTGCGCCAGGTCCGCGACTCCAAGGACGACGCCGAGGCCGTACGCGCGACCGCCTACGCCGCGTTCGCCGCCTCGCACGCCGCCAAGGGCGACCCGCCGGAAGAGGCCGACGAGAGCGACGCGATCCTCCTGCGCAGCGTCGTACGGCACCTGGCGCGCACCGACCCCAGCGGCTGCTGGCTGGCCCTGGACGACACCGGCAAGACGCTGGGCGCGGCGCTGTCCACCAGACGGGAGGGCACCTGGGGTCTCTCGCTGCTGGTCGTCACGCCGGAGGCGCAGGGCAAGGGGATCGGCAAGGCGCTGCTGGCGCGCACGCTCGCGTACGGGCGCGGCTGCCTGCGCGGCCTCATCTGCGGCTCCCGCCACCCGCACGCCGCCCGCGCCTACCGCGCCGCGGGCTTCACCCTGCACCCGGCCATGCGGCTGCGCGGCACCGTCGACCACGCCGGCCTCGAACCGCCCACGGGCGCCGTCGTCGAGGGCGGCCCGGGCCAGCGCGACCTCATGGACTCCGTCGACCGCAGGCTCCGCGGCGGCGCCCACGGCCCCGACCACACCGAGCTGCTGCGGCACTACCAGTGCATCGTCTCCGACGACCTCGCGGGCAGCGGGTACGCCTACCTGCGCGACGGCGAGGTCGGGATGCTGGCGGCGACATCGCGCCGGATCGCGGCGCGGCTGCTGACGGCGGCGCTGCTGAGCCTGGCCCCGGGGGCGGCGGCGCGGGTCGCGCACCTGACGGCGGACCAGGAGTGGGCGGTGGACGTGGGGCTGGCGGCGGGGCTGGAGCTGACGACGGCGGGTTACGTGTGCGTACGGGGCATGCGGCCGCCGGCGCCGTACATCCCGTCGGGGATGCTCCTGTAG
- a CDS encoding response regulator transcription factor, with translation MSEVPPPRTRPIRVVLADDHALMRSAFRVLVDSEPDMEVVGEAGDGAEAVRVVRETGADLVLMDIRMPGTDGLTATRAISGDDGLGHVRVVILTTFEVDEYVIEALRAGASGFLGKGAEPGELLAAIRVAADGDALLSPTATKGLIARFLAGGDTPPGGTADATGRAEATDRLAALTSREREVLGLVARGLANDEIAGQLEVSPLTVKTHVNRTMAKLGARDRAQLVVLAYESGLVRPGS, from the coding sequence GTGAGCGAGGTCCCGCCGCCGCGGACGCGGCCGATCCGGGTGGTGCTGGCGGACGACCACGCGCTGATGCGCAGCGCGTTCCGCGTCCTGGTCGACTCGGAGCCGGACATGGAGGTCGTCGGCGAGGCGGGCGACGGCGCGGAGGCGGTGCGGGTCGTCCGCGAGACGGGCGCGGACCTGGTGCTCATGGACATCCGGATGCCCGGTACCGACGGCCTGACCGCCACCCGCGCGATCTCCGGGGACGACGGCCTCGGCCACGTGCGCGTCGTCATCCTCACGACCTTCGAGGTCGACGAGTACGTCATCGAGGCGCTGCGCGCGGGCGCCTCCGGCTTCCTCGGCAAGGGCGCGGAGCCCGGCGAGCTGCTGGCCGCGATCCGGGTGGCCGCGGACGGCGACGCGCTGCTGTCGCCCACGGCGACGAAGGGGCTCATCGCCCGCTTCCTGGCGGGTGGCGACACCCCGCCGGGCGGCACGGCCGACGCCACCGGGCGCGCGGAGGCGACGGACCGCCTCGCCGCGCTGACGAGCCGGGAGCGCGAGGTGCTGGGGCTCGTCGCCCGCGGCCTGGCGAACGACGAGATCGCCGGCCAGTTGGAGGTCAGCCCGCTGACGGTGAAGACGCACGTCAACCGCACGATGGCCAAACTGGGCGCCCGCGACCGGGCCCAACTGGTGGTCCTGGCCTACGAGTCGGGCCTTGTCCGTCCGGGCAGTTAG
- a CDS encoding sensor histidine kinase, with protein sequence MTSLAALPRWLRAHPLAADALLAAVALAAILISSVYPDRGANAPPPADLGAAEVVLATAACAVLVLRRRAPWAVLAATMTLTIAHVIASAGDPRSPIALSVVVALYTVAARTDRHTTWRIALLTIGVLTFAMMLFGDRPWYADENLGVFAWTGMAAGVGDAVRSRRAVVDAIRERAERAERTREEEARRRVAEERVRIARELHDVVAHHIALVNVQAGVASHVMESRPDQAKEALAHVRDAGRTALEELRTTVGLLRQSGDPHAPTEPSPGLAMLAELVEGFVRAGTPVSVEVASELGPRRTAVTTRVERAAEVVGGLPAAVDLAAYRVLQEALTNVHKHAGAEAHAVVSLSREADELEIAVRDDGPGTAGTGPDDGRDGGGKDGARRDGGAKDGAEGDADGERAGGLGLVGMRERAAALGGRCTAGERTDGRTGFEVRVRLPLRVAADADTGGTPAAGGPGTARPPREREANGTRASGCLRRASGGAIKEQG encoded by the coding sequence GTGACCTCACTCGCCGCTCTGCCCCGCTGGCTGCGGGCGCACCCCCTCGCGGCCGACGCCCTGCTGGCGGCGGTCGCGCTCGCCGCCATCCTCATCAGCTCCGTGTACCCCGACCGCGGGGCGAACGCGCCGCCGCCCGCCGACCTCGGCGCCGCCGAGGTCGTGCTCGCGACCGCGGCCTGCGCCGTCCTCGTACTGCGCCGGCGGGCGCCGTGGGCCGTGCTCGCCGCCACGATGACGCTGACCATCGCGCACGTCATCGCCTCCGCGGGCGACCCGCGCTCGCCGATCGCGCTGAGCGTCGTGGTCGCCCTCTACACCGTCGCCGCCCGCACCGACCGGCACACCACCTGGCGCATCGCGCTGCTCACCATCGGGGTGCTGACGTTCGCGATGATGCTCTTCGGCGACCGCCCCTGGTACGCGGACGAGAACCTCGGGGTCTTCGCCTGGACCGGGATGGCCGCGGGCGTCGGCGACGCCGTGCGCAGCCGCCGGGCCGTGGTCGACGCCATCCGCGAGCGCGCCGAGCGGGCCGAGCGGACCCGGGAGGAGGAGGCGCGGCGGCGGGTCGCGGAGGAGCGGGTACGGATCGCGCGCGAGCTGCACGACGTCGTCGCGCACCACATCGCGCTGGTCAACGTCCAGGCGGGGGTGGCCTCGCACGTGATGGAGAGCCGCCCGGACCAGGCCAAGGAGGCGCTGGCGCACGTACGCGACGCCGGCCGTACGGCGCTGGAGGAGCTGCGCACCACGGTGGGGCTGCTGCGCCAGTCCGGCGACCCGCACGCGCCCACCGAGCCCTCGCCGGGGCTGGCGATGCTGGCGGAGCTGGTGGAGGGGTTCGTCCGGGCGGGCACGCCGGTGTCGGTGGAGGTCGCCTCGGAGCTGGGCCCGCGCAGGACGGCGGTGACGACGCGGGTGGAGCGGGCGGCCGAGGTGGTCGGCGGGCTCCCGGCGGCGGTGGACCTGGCCGCGTACCGGGTGCTCCAGGAGGCGCTGACGAACGTGCACAAGCACGCGGGCGCGGAGGCGCATGCGGTGGTGAGTCTGTCGCGGGAGGCGGACGAGCTGGAGATCGCGGTCCGCGACGACGGCCCCGGCACGGCCGGGACGGGACCGGACGACGGGCGGGACGGCGGGGGAAAGGACGGCGCGCGGCGCGACGGCGGTGCGAAGGACGGCGCCGAGGGGGACGCGGACGGCGAGCGCGCGGGCGGGCTCGGGCTCGTCGGCATGCGCGAGCGCGCCGCCGCGCTGGGCGGCCGGTGCACGGCGGGAGAGCGTACGGACGGCCGGACGGGCTTCGAGGTACGGGTACGGTTGCCGCTGCGGGTCGCGGCGGACGCGGATACGGGCGGGACCCCGGCCGCCGGCGGCCCGGGCACGGCCAGGCCGCCGCGGGAGCGGGAGGCGAACGGGACGCGGGCGTCCGGCTGTCTGCGCCGCGCGTCCGGTGGGGCGATCAAGGAGCAGGGGTGA
- a CDS encoding PspA/IM30 family protein — MSGVMKRMGMIFRAKANKALDRAEDPRETLDYSYQKQLELLQKVRRGVADVATSRKRLELQLGQLQNQSAKLEDQGRKALALGREDLAREALSRKAALHQQVTDLETQHQTLQTEEEKLTLAAQRLQAKVDAFRTKKETIKATYTAAQAQTRIGEAFSGISEEMGDVGLAVQRAEDRTAQMQARAGAIDELLASGALDDPTGMAKDDISAELDRLSGGADVELELQRMKAELAGGPAEQQQAIEGGRQGAQTPPQQQAPPQDAPRFDKQ, encoded by the coding sequence ATGAGCGGTGTCATGAAGCGGATGGGGATGATCTTCCGCGCGAAGGCCAACAAGGCCCTGGACCGGGCCGAGGACCCGCGCGAGACCCTCGACTACTCGTACCAGAAGCAGCTCGAGCTGCTCCAGAAGGTGCGCAGGGGCGTCGCCGACGTGGCGACGTCGCGCAAGCGCCTGGAGCTCCAGCTCGGCCAGTTGCAGAACCAGTCCGCCAAGCTGGAGGACCAGGGCCGCAAGGCCCTCGCCCTCGGCCGCGAGGACCTGGCGCGCGAGGCGCTGTCCCGCAAGGCGGCGCTGCACCAGCAGGTCACCGACCTGGAGACGCAGCACCAGACGCTCCAGACCGAGGAGGAGAAGCTCACCCTCGCCGCCCAGCGGCTGCAGGCCAAGGTCGACGCCTTCCGGACCAAGAAGGAGACCATCAAGGCCACGTACACCGCGGCGCAGGCGCAGACCCGGATCGGCGAGGCGTTCTCCGGCATCTCCGAGGAGATGGGCGACGTCGGCCTGGCCGTGCAGCGCGCCGAGGACCGCACGGCGCAGATGCAGGCCCGCGCCGGCGCGATCGACGAGCTGCTGGCCTCCGGTGCGCTGGACGACCCGACGGGGATGGCGAAGGACGACATCTCCGCCGAGCTGGACCGGCTCTCCGGCGGCGCGGACGTCGAGCTGGAGCTGCAGCGCATGAAGGCCGAGCTGGCGGGCGGTCCCGCCGAGCAGCAGCAGGCGATCGAGGGCGGCCGGCAGGGCGCCCAGACGCCGCCGCAGCAGCAGGCTCCGCCGCAGGACGCCCCGCGGTTCGACAAGCAGTGA
- a CDS encoding DUF3043 domain-containing protein produces MSEVESKHVRPAEAPKGRPTPKRSESQAQRRAMAKTPVTRKEASKRARETRRADMARQREALASGNEKYLPARDKGPVRKFVRDYVDSRWCVAEFFLPLAIVILLLSITPSAGLKNISLLLWLFVIVLIVFDSIAISVQVKKQLKARFPDESHRGARAYALMRTLQLRRMRLPKPQVKRGERP; encoded by the coding sequence GTGAGCGAAGTGGAGTCGAAGCATGTGCGTCCGGCCGAGGCCCCCAAGGGCAGGCCCACGCCCAAGCGCAGCGAGTCGCAGGCGCAGCGCCGCGCCATGGCCAAGACGCCGGTGACGCGCAAGGAGGCGTCGAAGCGCGCGCGGGAGACGCGCAGGGCCGACATGGCCCGCCAGCGCGAGGCGCTGGCCTCGGGCAACGAGAAGTACCTGCCCGCGCGCGACAAGGGCCCGGTGCGCAAGTTCGTGCGGGACTACGTGGACTCGCGGTGGTGCGTGGCGGAGTTCTTCCTGCCGCTGGCCATCGTCATCCTCCTGCTCAGCATCACGCCGTCGGCAGGGCTGAAGAACATCTCGCTGCTGCTGTGGCTCTTCGTGATCGTGCTGATCGTCTTCGACTCGATCGCGATCTCGGTGCAGGTGAAGAAGCAGCTCAAGGCGCGCTTCCCGGACGAGAGCCACCGCGGCGCCCGGGCGTACGCGCTCATGCGCACGCTGCAGCTTCGCCGGATGCGGCTGCCGAAGCCGCAGGTGAAGCGGGGCGAGCGGCCCTGA
- a CDS encoding bifunctional adenosylcobinamide kinase/adenosylcobinamide-phosphate guanylyltransferase has product MDITLLGTGAPAGLPRPGCPCAACAAAVGPEARAATSVLVDGIVLLDLTPGTALAAARAGRTLSGVMQVLLSHPHDGPALASPAGVPAPSRAPEGQDVTLISGHRVRAVAVDHPGTGYEITGPGGRRLLYLPPGAAPAGLEGSVEPYDIVLLDVCGRPGALARLRAHGAVAPATDVVAVHLGGHSGDASGPTPPPGPELHRRLAAAGARAVPDGVSLVAGHGPDSPVVPRRTLVLGGARSGKSVEAERRLAAFPAVEYAATGGTRDGDAEWAARVAVHRERRPASWRTTETCDLVPLLAADGAPPLLIDCLSLWLTDAMDRAGAWQGGDVRPRADELVAAVRATRRTVVAVSNEVGSGVVPATPAGRLFRDELGRLNAGVAAECEQVLLVVAGQVQILRG; this is encoded by the coding sequence GTGGACATCACCCTCCTCGGCACCGGTGCGCCCGCCGGGCTGCCGCGCCCCGGCTGCCCCTGCGCGGCGTGCGCCGCCGCCGTCGGGCCCGAGGCGCGGGCGGCGACGTCCGTCCTGGTGGACGGCATCGTGCTGCTCGACCTCACGCCGGGCACCGCGCTCGCCGCGGCGCGCGCCGGGCGGACGCTCTCCGGCGTCATGCAGGTGCTGCTCAGCCACCCGCACGACGGCCCGGCCCTGGCGTCCCCGGCGGGCGTGCCGGCGCCGTCCCGGGCGCCGGAGGGGCAGGACGTGACGCTGATCAGCGGCCACCGGGTGCGGGCCGTGGCGGTCGACCACCCCGGCACCGGGTACGAGATCACCGGGCCCGGCGGGCGGCGGCTGCTGTATCTGCCGCCGGGGGCCGCGCCCGCGGGCCTCGAGGGTTCCGTGGAGCCGTACGACATCGTGCTGCTCGACGTCTGCGGGCGTCCCGGCGCGCTCGCCCGGCTGCGCGCCCACGGCGCCGTCGCCCCCGCCACCGACGTCGTCGCCGTCCACCTCGGCGGCCACTCCGGCGACGCCTCGGGGCCGACGCCGCCGCCGGGGCCCGAACTGCACCGCCGGCTCGCCGCCGCGGGGGCCAGGGCCGTACCGGACGGGGTGAGCCTCGTCGCGGGACACGGCCCGGACAGTCCCGTCGTGCCGCGGCGCACGCTGGTGCTGGGCGGTGCCAGGTCGGGCAAGTCGGTGGAGGCGGAGCGGCGGCTCGCGGCGTTCCCCGCGGTCGAGTACGCGGCCACCGGCGGCACCCGCGACGGGGACGCCGAGTGGGCGGCGCGGGTCGCCGTCCACCGCGAGCGCCGGCCGGCGAGCTGGCGTACCACCGAGACCTGCGACCTGGTGCCGCTGCTCGCCGCGGACGGCGCGCCGCCGCTGCTGATCGACTGCCTGTCGCTGTGGCTCACGGACGCCATGGACCGGGCGGGGGCGTGGCAGGGCGGCGACGTCCGGCCGCGGGCCGACGAGCTGGTCGCGGCGGTACGCGCCACCCGCCGCACGGTCGTCGCCGTCAGCAACGAGGTCGGCTCGGGCGTCGTCCCGGCCACCCCGGCGGGCCGGCTGTTCCGCGACGAGCTGGGCCGGCTGAACGCGGGAGTGGCGGCGGAGTGCGAGCAGGTGCTGCTGGTGGTGGCGGGGCAGGTGCAGATCCTCCGGGGATGA
- a CDS encoding nicotinate-nucleotide--dimethylbenzimidazole phosphoribosyltransferase, translating into MSGLNLDDFINDIDRPDSAVRRDAEEWRATHGPRPGALGRLDDLGEWLTAAQGGVPAKPVAAPRLVLFAGDHGVAELDVSGRAAGTADALARAALDGRSASAILARRFGAGLRVVDMALDCDPESLPKEVTRHRVRRGSGRIDVEDALTAEEAEEAFRAGMAVADEEADSGTDLLLLGDLSVGGTTAAGAIVAALCGTDASVVTGRGGAGIDDLAWMRKCAAIRDALRRARPVLGDQLQLLATVGGADLTAMTGFLLQAAVRRTPVVLDGVVSAAAALVAQRVAFRAPDWWLAGQASGEPAQEKALDRIAIDPLLDHGVTTGEGAGALLALPFLQAAAELWADLPENTPGKDAAAEEAVDDIT; encoded by the coding sequence GTGAGCGGCCTGAATCTGGACGACTTCATCAACGACATCGACCGCCCCGACTCGGCCGTCCGCCGGGATGCGGAGGAGTGGCGGGCGACCCACGGCCCGCGCCCCGGCGCGCTCGGCCGCCTGGACGACCTGGGCGAGTGGCTGACCGCGGCGCAGGGCGGCGTGCCCGCCAAGCCGGTCGCGGCCCCGCGTCTCGTGCTCTTCGCCGGCGACCACGGCGTCGCCGAACTGGACGTCTCGGGCCGCGCCGCGGGCACCGCCGACGCGCTGGCCCGCGCCGCGCTCGACGGCCGCAGCGCCTCGGCGATCCTCGCCCGCCGCTTCGGCGCCGGCCTGCGGGTCGTCGACATGGCGCTCGACTGCGACCCGGAGTCGCTGCCGAAGGAGGTCACCCGGCATCGCGTACGCCGCGGGTCGGGACGTATCGACGTCGAGGACGCGCTGACGGCGGAGGAGGCCGAGGAGGCGTTCCGGGCCGGCATGGCGGTCGCGGACGAGGAGGCCGACTCCGGTACGGACCTGCTGCTCCTCGGCGACCTCAGCGTCGGCGGCACCACGGCGGCGGGCGCGATCGTCGCGGCCCTCTGCGGCACCGACGCCTCGGTGGTCACCGGCCGCGGCGGTGCGGGCATCGACGACCTGGCCTGGATGCGCAAGTGCGCCGCGATCCGCGACGCGCTGCGCCGTGCGCGGCCGGTGCTGGGCGACCAGTTGCAGTTGCTGGCCACGGTCGGCGGCGCGGACCTCACCGCGATGACGGGCTTCCTGCTGCAGGCGGCGGTGCGCCGCACGCCGGTGGTACTCGACGGGGTGGTCTCGGCGGCGGCGGCGCTGGTCGCGCAGCGGGTGGCGTTCCGGGCGCCGGACTGGTGGCTGGCCGGCCAGGCGAGCGGCGAGCCGGCTCAGGAGAAGGCGCTGGACCGCATCGCGATCGACCCGCTGCTCGACCACGGCGTGACGACGGGCGAGGGCGCGGGCGCCCTGCTGGCCCTGCCGTTCCTCCAGGCGGCGGCGGAACTCTGGGCGGACCTGCCGGAGAACACGCCCGGCAAGGACGCCGCGGCCGAGGAAGCGGTTGACGACATCACCTGA
- a CDS encoding adenosylcobinamide-GDP ribazoletransferase, whose amino-acid sequence MRFACGTLTALPVRVHRWDRAAARGGMAAAPLVGLLLGALAAGAGRLLLLAGAGAALAAVVTVAVPAVLTRGLHLDGLADTADGLGSGRPAAGALAVMRRSDIGPFGVITLLLVLLGQVAAVAELYGDDSGIRAAVAVTAAAVAARAALTLAARTGVPPARPEGLGAAVAGVLSTRTAVACTAVAAAVLAAAAGLLSGPYAALHTALAVAAGLAAAELLRHHCVRRLGGVTGDVFGALAETAATAALIAAVLGPS is encoded by the coding sequence CTGCGGTTCGCGTGCGGGACCCTCACCGCACTGCCCGTGCGCGTGCACCGCTGGGACCGGGCCGCCGCCCGCGGCGGCATGGCCGCCGCACCCCTCGTCGGGCTCCTGCTCGGCGCGCTCGCCGCCGGGGCCGGTCGGCTCCTGCTGCTCGCGGGGGCCGGGGCTGCTCTCGCCGCCGTGGTCACCGTCGCCGTGCCCGCCGTGCTCACCCGCGGGCTCCATCTCGACGGGCTCGCCGACACCGCCGACGGGCTGGGCAGCGGGCGGCCCGCGGCCGGGGCGCTGGCGGTCATGCGGCGCTCCGACATCGGCCCGTTCGGCGTGATCACGCTGCTGCTGGTGCTGCTCGGGCAGGTCGCCGCGGTGGCCGAGCTGTACGGCGACGACTCCGGGATCCGCGCCGCGGTCGCCGTCACCGCCGCGGCCGTCGCCGCCCGCGCTGCCCTCACCCTCGCCGCCCGCACGGGCGTGCCGCCGGCCCGCCCGGAGGGGCTGGGCGCCGCGGTGGCCGGGGTGCTGTCCACGCGTACCGCCGTTGCCTGTACGGCGGTTGCCGCCGCCGTCCTCGCCGCGGCGGCGGGGCTCCTCTCCGGCCCGTACGCGGCGCTGCACACCGCGCTCGCGGTCGCCGCGGGGCTGGCCGCGGCCGAACTGCTGCGGCACCACTGCGTACGGCGCCTGGGCGGGGTCACGGGCGACGTCTTCGGCGCGCTCGCCGAGACCGCCGCGACCGCCGCCCTGATCGCCGCCGTCCTGGGCCCCTCCTGA